CGATAACTTTATTCGGGGCATGAACTACAACCCCGAAAGATACTCCTTCAGCGTCTCCACATATTCCTCCATCGCTTTCCTGCCTCCGGCAGTGATCCGGCAGGCAGTACGCGGCCTTTTGCCTACAAAGCTTTTTTCCACCTCGATATATCCGGCTTCACTCAGCTTATCCAACTGCACACTGAGGTTTCCCGCTGTCGACTGGGTCTTCTCTTTCAAGTAGACGAACTCAGCCTCCTCCACCGTCAGCAGAATCGACATTATAGCCAAGCGAAGCTGTGAATGCAAGATAGGATTCAGTTCTTTAAACATTGCTTCTTCATCTGTTTATTCATAATATGTCCGGGGACAATCATCATCACTATAAAGATGGCGGCAAACACCAGATATACCCCGCTTCCATGAATAAAAAGCATGGAAAAAGAAAGGGCGATACCAGTCATCCCTGCTATACTAAGCGGCTTGTACTTACATACCAACCCCGTAAGAGTAGCCCCCATCCCCATCAATAAGG
This sequence is a window from Bacteroides thetaiotaomicron VPI-5482. Protein-coding genes within it:
- a CDS encoding winged helix-turn-helix domain-containing protein; the encoded protein is MFKELNPILHSQLRLAIMSILLTVEEAEFVYLKEKTQSTAGNLSVQLDKLSEAGYIEVEKSFVGKRPRTACRITAGGRKAMEEYVETLKEYLSGL